Proteins encoded in a region of the Haloglomus salinum genome:
- a CDS encoding DUF1684 domain-containing protein → MSIDDADFDADAWASELEEYRAEKDQFFAEHRQSPIPEADREEFEGLTYYDPDPSFRVAARVEPAEGEDTIELEMTQGEPQQYERVAKLVFELDGEEQELYGYEQADPHDHSGEDDTTTLFVPFRDGTTGDTTYGAGRYMEFEVEGDLAEADALPLDFNLAYHPFCVYNEAFACPLAPPENTLDVRIEAGERLARSV, encoded by the coding sequence ATGAGCATCGACGACGCCGATTTCGACGCCGACGCGTGGGCCAGCGAGCTCGAGGAGTACCGCGCCGAGAAGGACCAGTTCTTCGCCGAGCACCGGCAGTCGCCCATCCCGGAGGCCGACCGCGAGGAGTTCGAGGGGCTGACCTACTACGACCCGGACCCCTCGTTCCGCGTGGCGGCGCGGGTCGAACCCGCAGAGGGCGAGGACACCATCGAACTGGAGATGACGCAGGGCGAGCCCCAGCAGTACGAGCGCGTGGCGAAACTCGTCTTCGAACTCGACGGCGAGGAACAGGAGCTGTACGGCTACGAGCAGGCTGACCCACACGACCACTCCGGTGAGGACGACACCACGACACTGTTCGTCCCGTTCCGGGACGGCACGACCGGCGATACGACGTACGGCGCGGGCCGGTACATGGAGTTCGAGGTGGAGGGTGACCTCGCCGAGGCCGACGCACTGCCGCTGGACTTCAACCTCGCGTACCACCCGTTCTGCGTCTACAACGAGGCCTTCGCCTGTCCGCTGGCGCCACCGGAGAACACGCTGGACGTGCGCATCGAGGCGGGCGAGCGGCTGGCGCGCTCGGTCTGA
- a CDS encoding potassium channel family protein, producing the protein MNGDLRVVVVGSGRVGLRVTRLLDARGHDVVMVERNPDRVERVLDAYVATVIEGDATHPSVLEQVDLDRADVVATMTDTMGTNLSVALLAQRLAPDVRTVMRVVDGNIEEYEDYADALVFPERAGATAAINAVLGGDVRTVENLPGELEIIEMTVSEGAPVAGKTLQEVSLPRGSLVVSGAAGHAVAASDTRLEPGHGYLVAVENEVADEVTRLFRG; encoded by the coding sequence ATGAACGGGGACCTGCGTGTCGTCGTGGTCGGAAGTGGGCGGGTCGGACTGCGGGTAACCCGGCTGCTCGACGCCCGCGGCCACGATGTCGTGATGGTCGAACGGAACCCGGACCGCGTCGAGCGCGTCCTCGACGCCTACGTCGCGACGGTCATCGAAGGGGACGCCACACATCCGTCGGTCCTGGAGCAGGTCGACCTCGACCGCGCGGACGTGGTGGCGACGATGACCGACACGATGGGGACGAACCTCTCGGTGGCACTGCTGGCCCAGCGGCTCGCACCCGACGTCCGGACGGTGATGCGTGTCGTCGACGGCAACATCGAGGAGTACGAGGACTACGCCGACGCGCTGGTCTTCCCCGAGCGCGCTGGCGCGACCGCCGCCATCAACGCCGTCCTCGGGGGCGATGTCCGCACCGTCGAGAACCTCCCCGGTGAGCTGGAGATCATCGAGATGACCGTCAGCGAGGGCGCACCCGTCGCGGGCAAGACCCTGCAGGAGGTGTCGCTCCCGCGGGGCAGTCTCGTGGTGTCGGGTGCCGCGGGGCACGCCGTCGCGGCGTCCGACACGCGGCTGGAGCCCGGTCACGGCTACCTCGTCGCCGTCGAGAACGAGGTCGCCGACGAGGTCACACGGCTGTTCCGGGGCTGA
- a CDS encoding APC family permease — translation MSHGEREPAAELGLLDATMIGMGAMIGAGIFVLTGLAAELSGPAAILVFALNGAVTAFTGLSYAELASAIPKSGGGYAFVREIFDDLPSFVMGWMLWFAYMIAGGLYALGFAPNFLELLHVYGYVPPPGEVGAVALPLLPAIPATVALAFGAVLVLVLVNAVSTAASGSVETIFTIVKVSILVIFVAFGFLSAGGGGETSFTFQNFDPLFTGDGGALSILPAMGLTFIAFEGYDLITTVTEEVKNPRENIPKAIFASLAVTVVVYLLVVTVAIGTLGAEGLAAAGEAGIAEAATSFMPKGLPVIQNGGAVIVFGAVFSTITALNAVVIASSRVAFSMGREGQLLPRFGHIHHRFGTPFLAILGSALVMLGSVVLPTKSAGNMSSLFFLLSFIVVNGALIKLRRERPDMRRPYEVPYYPVTPVLAIGLNLLLTVVLVEYLFRTDLLALALSIGWIVLGVVGYYALERRPEVATGDAGPPEPTPSDPEDD, via the coding sequence ATGTCCCACGGTGAACGTGAGCCCGCGGCGGAGCTCGGACTGCTCGACGCGACGATGATCGGGATGGGGGCGATGATCGGCGCCGGCATCTTCGTGTTGACGGGGCTAGCTGCGGAACTCTCCGGACCGGCAGCCATCCTGGTCTTCGCCCTGAACGGGGCCGTCACCGCCTTCACGGGCCTCTCCTACGCGGAGTTGGCCTCCGCGATTCCCAAGAGCGGCGGCGGCTACGCCTTCGTCCGGGAGATCTTCGACGACCTGCCGTCGTTCGTGATGGGGTGGATGCTGTGGTTCGCCTACATGATCGCCGGCGGCCTGTACGCGCTGGGGTTCGCGCCGAACTTCCTCGAGCTCCTCCACGTCTACGGCTACGTCCCGCCGCCGGGCGAGGTGGGGGCCGTCGCGCTCCCGCTGCTGCCGGCGATTCCGGCGACGGTGGCGCTGGCGTTCGGCGCGGTCCTCGTGCTGGTGCTCGTGAACGCCGTCTCGACCGCGGCAAGCGGCAGCGTCGAGACGATATTCACCATCGTCAAGGTGAGTATCCTCGTCATCTTCGTCGCCTTCGGCTTCCTGTCGGCGGGTGGCGGCGGGGAGACGAGCTTCACGTTCCAGAACTTCGACCCGCTGTTCACCGGCGATGGGGGCGCGCTCAGCATCCTCCCGGCGATGGGGCTGACGTTCATCGCCTTCGAGGGGTACGACCTCATCACCACCGTCACCGAGGAGGTGAAGAACCCCCGCGAGAACATCCCGAAGGCCATCTTCGCGAGTCTGGCGGTGACGGTCGTGGTCTACCTGCTCGTCGTGACGGTCGCCATCGGCACCCTCGGAGCGGAGGGGCTCGCGGCGGCCGGCGAGGCCGGTATCGCCGAGGCGGCGACCTCGTTCATGCCGAAGGGGCTCCCGGTCATCCAGAACGGGGGCGCGGTCATCGTCTTCGGCGCCGTCTTCTCGACCATCACGGCGCTGAACGCCGTCGTCATCGCCTCCTCGCGGGTCGCGTTCTCGATGGGACGGGAGGGCCAGTTGCTCCCCCGATTCGGCCACATCCACCACCGCTTCGGGACGCCGTTCCTCGCGATTCTCGGCAGCGCTCTCGTGATGCTCGGCTCCGTCGTGCTCCCGACGAAGAGCGCGGGGAACATGTCCAGCCTGTTCTTCCTGCTCTCCTTCATCGTGGTCAACGGCGCCCTCATCAAACTGCGACGGGAGCGCCCGGACATGCGCCGACCGTACGAGGTCCCGTACTATCCGGTGACGCCGGTGCTGGCCATCGGCCTGAATCTCCTGCTCACCGTGGTCCTCGTGGAGTACCTCTTCCGGACCGACCTGCTGGCACTGGCGCTGAGTATCGGCTGGATCGTCCTCGGAGTGGTCGGGTACTACGCGCTCGAGCGCCGCCCGGAGGTGGCAACCGGGGACGCAGGCCCCCCCGAACCGACCCCGTCGGACCCGGAGGATGATTAG
- a CDS encoding class I SAM-dependent methyltransferase, whose product MSVREEFDAWAADGRDRGMEDRHWHTAKHVLARMPVEEGETVVDLGTGSGYALRALRETKGAGRGYGLDASPEMLRNARSYTDDSRVGYVRGDFDALPFATDSVDHAFSMEAFYYASDPLRTLRELRRVLRPGGTFFCAVNYYEENVHSHGWQENIAIEMTRWDRQEYREAFREAGFFVAEQDNVPDRETEIPPEAEFPTEAFDTRAAMVERYRELGTLLTVGVAPE is encoded by the coding sequence ATGAGCGTTCGCGAGGAGTTCGACGCCTGGGCCGCCGACGGCCGCGACAGGGGGATGGAGGACCGCCACTGGCACACCGCGAAACACGTCCTGGCACGGATGCCCGTCGAGGAGGGGGAGACGGTGGTCGACCTCGGGACAGGGTCCGGGTACGCGCTGCGGGCGCTCCGGGAGACGAAGGGAGCGGGCCGAGGCTACGGGCTCGATGCATCCCCCGAGATGCTGCGGAACGCCCGCTCGTACACCGACGACAGTCGGGTCGGTTACGTCCGGGGCGACTTCGATGCGCTCCCGTTCGCGACCGATTCCGTCGACCACGCCTTCTCCATGGAGGCCTTCTACTATGCCTCCGACCCGCTCCGGACGCTCCGTGAACTCCGGCGGGTCCTCCGCCCGGGTGGCACGTTCTTCTGTGCGGTGAACTACTACGAGGAGAACGTCCACTCACACGGCTGGCAGGAGAACATCGCCATCGAGATGACCCGCTGGGACAGACAGGAGTACCGCGAGGCGTTCCGGGAGGCCGGTTTCTTCGTCGCCGAGCAGGACAACGTTCCGGACCGGGAGACCGAGATTCCACCCGAGGCGGAGTTCCCGACGGAGGCGTTCGACACGCGTGCGGCGATGGTCGAACGGTACCGCGAACTGGGGACCCTGCTGACCGTCGGGGTCGCCCCGGAGTAG
- a CDS encoding DUF2391 family protein, translating into MVGPSRRFRTADIAQQVVGGFLLAGPFVVTEEVWVLAVSMSVWQALLTVGIVFAIGYGALYQADDRDPDRETEVAGVPARFISLMLVSFGSVLVLALAFGAPETFLSGLGIPVAEWPLVTAYAVSIGAIFSVVGAATADSVF; encoded by the coding sequence ATGGTCGGACCCTCGCGCCGGTTCAGGACCGCCGACATCGCCCAGCAGGTCGTCGGCGGGTTCCTGCTCGCTGGCCCGTTCGTCGTCACCGAGGAGGTGTGGGTGCTCGCCGTGAGCATGTCCGTCTGGCAGGCCCTGCTCACCGTCGGCATCGTCTTCGCCATCGGCTACGGCGCGCTGTATCAGGCCGACGACCGTGACCCTGACCGTGAGACGGAGGTCGCCGGGGTTCCGGCCCGGTTCATCTCGCTGATGCTCGTCTCCTTTGGCTCCGTACTCGTGCTCGCGCTGGCGTTCGGCGCTCCCGAGACGTTCCTCTCGGGACTGGGTATCCCTGTCGCGGAGTGGCCGCTGGTCACCGCCTACGCCGTCAGTATCGGCGCCATATTCAGCGTCGTCGGCGCGGCGACGGCTGACTCCGTGTTCTAG
- the ilvA gene encoding threonine ammonia-lyase — protein MLDIEDVRAARDRIEDVVRRTPLDHSYTFSQRTGADVHLKLENFQRTGAFKIRGALNKIRLLSEADREAGVVTASAGNHAQGVALAATTEGVDAKVVMPEQAPISKINATRSYGAEVVLAGADYDAAAEHAHELEHEEGRTYIHAFDDYDVMAGQGTIGLEMVEALPALDTVVVPIGGGGLISGIATVLKAETDARVVGVQAEGASAVAESLRKGEPVERDRVDTISDGIAVRKTGEKTFPIIEERVDEVVTVTDAETANALVALLERSKTLVEGAGAVPLAAVVERAFDYEDDETVVTALCGGNIDLNVLTTVIMRGLVESGRYLRLRTVLKDRPGALEQLIEVIAGARANIYAIQHDRTSRDIEMNAADVKLDLETRGHEHVVELVDALEAHGYEVDILV, from the coding sequence ATGCTCGATATCGAGGACGTGCGGGCGGCCCGGGACCGCATCGAGGACGTGGTCCGGCGGACCCCGCTCGACCACTCGTACACCTTCTCCCAGCGGACTGGCGCCGACGTCCACCTCAAACTGGAGAACTTCCAGCGGACGGGGGCGTTCAAGATACGCGGGGCGCTCAACAAGATCCGCCTGCTCTCCGAGGCCGACCGCGAGGCTGGCGTCGTGACCGCGAGCGCCGGGAACCATGCGCAGGGCGTGGCGCTGGCGGCGACGACCGAGGGCGTCGACGCGAAGGTGGTGATGCCCGAGCAGGCACCCATCTCGAAGATCAACGCGACCCGCTCGTACGGTGCCGAGGTGGTGCTGGCGGGCGCCGACTACGACGCGGCCGCAGAGCACGCACACGAACTCGAGCACGAGGAGGGCCGGACCTACATCCACGCGTTCGACGACTACGACGTGATGGCCGGGCAAGGGACCATCGGGCTTGAGATGGTCGAGGCGCTGCCGGCCCTCGATACCGTCGTCGTCCCCATCGGCGGCGGCGGACTCATCAGCGGTATCGCGACCGTGCTGAAGGCCGAGACGGACGCGCGCGTCGTCGGCGTGCAGGCCGAGGGCGCCTCGGCGGTGGCCGAGTCGCTCCGGAAGGGCGAACCCGTCGAGCGAGACCGGGTCGACACCATCTCCGACGGTATCGCGGTCCGCAAGACCGGTGAGAAGACGTTCCCCATCATCGAGGAGCGCGTCGACGAGGTCGTGACGGTGACCGACGCCGAGACGGCGAACGCGCTGGTCGCGCTCCTCGAACGGTCGAAGACGCTCGTGGAGGGGGCCGGGGCGGTCCCGCTGGCGGCGGTGGTCGAGCGGGCGTTCGACTACGAGGACGACGAGACCGTCGTCACCGCGCTCTGTGGGGGGAACATCGACCTGAACGTGCTCACGACGGTCATCATGCGCGGGCTCGTTGAGTCGGGGCGCTACCTCCGGCTCCGGACGGTGCTGAAGGACCGCCCCGGGGCGCTCGAACAGCTCATCGAGGTCATCGCGGGGGCCCGCGCGAACATCTACGCCATCCAGCACGACCGCACCTCGCGGGACATCGAGATGAACGCCGCCGACGTGAAACTGGACCTGGAGACCCGTGGCCACGAGCACGTCGTGGAACTGGTCGACGCACTGGAGGCACACGGCTACGAGGTTGATATCCTCGTGTAA
- the radA gene encoding DNA repair and recombination protein RadA, with protein MSTTADLEDLPGVGPATAEKLKDNGYDSYQSIAVASPAELSNKADVGESSASDIINAARDAADIGGFETGADVLTRREEIGKLQFIIDELDDLLGGGVETQSITEVYGEFGAGKSQVTHQLSVNVQLPQEHGGLEGRAIFIDSEDTFRPERIDEMVRGLPDEVIDATLEAREIEGGADDEDALEALVEDMLDKIHVAKAFNSNHQILLAEKAQEIAAEYEDDEFPVRLLCVDSLTAHFRAEYVGRGELANRQQKLNKHLHDLDRVGNLYNTAVIVTNQVQSNPDAFFGDPTKPIGGNILGHKSTFRLYLKKSKQDKRIVKLVDAPNLPDGEAVMRVQGAGLKPE; from the coding sequence ATGTCGACGACTGCTGACCTGGAGGACCTGCCCGGTGTCGGACCCGCGACCGCGGAGAAACTCAAGGACAACGGCTACGATTCGTACCAGAGCATCGCCGTCGCGAGCCCCGCCGAGCTCTCGAACAAGGCCGACGTGGGTGAGTCCTCTGCCTCCGATATCATCAACGCCGCGCGTGACGCCGCCGACATCGGCGGCTTCGAGACCGGCGCCGACGTACTGACCCGACGCGAGGAAATCGGGAAGCTCCAGTTCATCATCGACGAGCTGGACGACCTGCTGGGCGGCGGCGTCGAGACCCAGTCCATCACGGAGGTGTACGGCGAGTTCGGCGCCGGGAAGAGCCAGGTCACCCACCAGCTCTCGGTGAACGTCCAGCTCCCGCAGGAGCACGGTGGGCTGGAGGGCCGGGCCATCTTCATCGACAGCGAGGACACGTTCCGCCCCGAGCGTATCGACGAGATGGTCCGCGGGCTCCCCGACGAGGTCATCGACGCCACCCTGGAGGCCCGCGAAATCGAGGGCGGCGCCGACGACGAGGACGCACTGGAGGCGCTCGTCGAGGACATGCTGGACAAGATCCACGTCGCCAAGGCGTTCAACTCCAACCACCAGATCCTGCTGGCCGAGAAGGCCCAGGAGATCGCCGCCGAGTACGAGGACGACGAGTTCCCCGTCCGGCTGCTCTGTGTGGACTCGCTGACCGCCCACTTCCGTGCGGAGTACGTCGGCCGCGGTGAACTCGCCAACCGCCAGCAGAAGCTCAACAAGCACCTCCACGACCTCGACCGCGTCGGCAACCTCTACAACACCGCGGTCATCGTCACGAACCAGGTCCAGTCGAACCCGGACGCCTTCTTCGGCGACCCGACCAAGCCCATCGGCGGCAACATCCTCGGCCACAAGTCGACGTTCCGGCTCTACCTGAAGAAGTCCAAGCAGGACAAGCGTATCGTCAAACTCGTCGACGCGCCCAACCTCCCCGACGGGGAGGCCGTCATGCGCGTCCAGGGTGCGGGCCTCAAGCCAGAGTGA
- the endA gene encoding tRNA-intron lyase has protein sequence MEGQTRTDDIVRVPANGRERFYDSRGYGRPAGDALDLAPVEAAHLLYRGDLDSVDGQGFREYLSAVGGLAVRFFVYKDLRDRGFYCSPTREGWSDAVDPDDTADFLVYPRGKGPWDEVVEHRVHVVGERTTVAASQLDGGVLAVVDEESEITYLDTSRAPVDGATEHEPPTGVAATLLGDRVVAWEPPESLYEQGFYGQPLDRDDDAIQLSLVEAAYLAERGALDVQADDRDDGHAAVLARGREAEGDRFDRRLAVYTTLRDRGVVPKTGFKFGADFRTYAEVESVENLGHSELLVRVLPAGHAFAPRDLALDVRLAHGVRKEMMFALVDGAGDGADSPSIEWLRVQRLTP, from the coding sequence ATGGAGGGGCAGACACGTACGGACGACATCGTCCGGGTGCCGGCCAACGGCCGCGAACGGTTCTACGACTCGCGGGGCTACGGCCGGCCGGCAGGTGACGCGCTGGACCTCGCGCCGGTCGAGGCCGCGCACCTGCTCTACCGCGGGGACCTCGATTCGGTCGACGGGCAGGGCTTCCGCGAGTACCTGAGTGCCGTCGGCGGCCTCGCGGTTCGCTTCTTCGTCTACAAGGACCTCCGGGACCGCGGGTTCTACTGCTCGCCCACGCGCGAGGGCTGGAGCGACGCCGTCGACCCCGACGACACGGCCGACTTCCTCGTCTACCCGCGCGGGAAGGGGCCCTGGGACGAGGTCGTCGAACACCGGGTCCACGTCGTCGGCGAGCGGACGACCGTCGCCGCCAGCCAGCTCGACGGCGGCGTCCTCGCGGTCGTCGACGAGGAGTCCGAGATCACCTACCTCGACACCAGCCGCGCGCCCGTCGATGGTGCAACCGAGCACGAGCCCCCGACCGGCGTGGCTGCCACGCTGCTGGGCGACCGCGTCGTGGCGTGGGAGCCGCCGGAGAGCCTGTACGAGCAGGGGTTCTACGGCCAGCCGCTCGACCGCGACGACGACGCCATCCAGCTCTCGCTCGTCGAGGCCGCCTACCTCGCCGAGCGCGGGGCGCTGGACGTGCAGGCCGACGACCGGGACGACGGGCACGCGGCGGTCCTCGCTCGCGGCCGCGAGGCCGAGGGCGACCGGTTCGACCGCCGGCTCGCGGTCTACACCACCCTCCGCGACCGCGGCGTCGTCCCCAAGACCGGCTTCAAGTTCGGCGCCGACTTCCGGACCTACGCCGAGGTCGAGAGCGTCGAGAACCTGGGCCACTCCGAACTCCTCGTGCGGGTGCTCCCGGCGGGGCACGCGTTCGCCCCGCGAGACCTCGCGCTCGACGTCCGGCTCGCCCACGGCGTCCGCAAGGAGATGATGTTCGCGCTGGTCGACGGCGCCGGGGACGGAGCGGACAGCCCGAGCATCGAGTGGCTCCGGGTGCAGCGGCTGACCCCGTGA
- a CDS encoding endonuclease NucS domain-containing protein, with protein sequence MPDTDAVRVIAGESTTTFFTNSGSDGAWRPEREQHGRLVTVVKPDGTTLVHDESGYQPVAWLTRPEHVTVERERPASAEGDRTVVTAVDGDSRLRVRVDAAVRETHPTSASGAPVGTCDCGGTLVRDTGGVACVACEARYGLPAGATVTEESCPDCGLPRFRVERGHAFTVCLDRTCESLDRAVTAALDEEYDCPDCGVPLRVLRRGGLILGCDAYPDCTFSAAVPDGVLSGECGCGLPRYEPRAGESSERCLAAGCEHDQP encoded by the coding sequence ATGCCCGACACGGACGCTGTCAGGGTCATCGCCGGAGAGAGCACGACCACCTTCTTCACCAACAGCGGCAGCGACGGCGCGTGGCGGCCCGAGCGCGAGCAGCACGGCCGGCTCGTCACCGTCGTCAAGCCCGACGGGACCACGCTCGTCCACGACGAGAGCGGCTATCAGCCCGTGGCGTGGCTCACGCGCCCGGAACACGTGACCGTCGAGCGCGAACGGCCCGCGAGCGCCGAGGGCGACCGGACGGTCGTCACCGCGGTCGACGGGGACAGCCGCCTCCGGGTCCGGGTCGACGCCGCCGTCCGCGAGACGCACCCGACCTCCGCGTCGGGGGCGCCGGTCGGGACCTGCGACTGCGGCGGCACGCTCGTCCGGGACACGGGCGGGGTCGCATGCGTCGCGTGCGAGGCGCGCTACGGCCTGCCCGCGGGCGCGACCGTCACCGAGGAGTCGTGCCCGGACTGCGGGCTCCCTCGCTTCCGGGTCGAGCGTGGCCACGCGTTCACCGTCTGTCTGGACCGGACCTGCGAGTCGCTCGACCGGGCCGTCACCGCCGCACTCGACGAGGAGTACGACTGCCCGGACTGTGGGGTGCCGCTGCGCGTGCTCCGTCGAGGCGGACTCATCCTCGGGTGCGACGCCTATCCGGACTGCACGTTCTCCGCAGCCGTGCCGGACGGCGTGCTCAGCGGCGAGTGTGGCTGTGGGCTCCCCAGGTACGAACCGCGAGCGGGCGAGAGCAGCGAGCGCTGTCTGGCCGCCGGCTGCGAGCACGACCAGCCCTGA